A region from the Benincasa hispida cultivar B227 chromosome 8, ASM972705v1, whole genome shotgun sequence genome encodes:
- the LOC120082779 gene encoding berberine bridge enzyme-like 18 isoform X2 — protein MKYFWSSYYSFISLLLLLSLATLGCWGDNGEDFVHCISLHSSNNNDSNTTLIHTPSSSSYSYVLNFSIRNLRFSEPETPKPVAIITPSHASHVQAAVICCKSHGLQIRTRSGGHDFEGRSYVANVPFVLIDLINLNSITIDTEDESAWVQSGATIGKLYYRIAEKSQTLGFPAGFAPTIGVGGYLSGGGFGMMVRKYGLAVDNVVDAYVVDANGRIFDRHSMGEDLFWAIRGGGGGSFGIVLAWKLKLVPVPPIVTSFALHKTWDQNAADLIHRWQYVAPEVDEDLFITAWVTASNSSKEGGRIMEASFFSLFLGKADKLLSLMQKTFPELGLKKEDCLEMSWIESMAFMASGFVSANNVKLLLDRTPLSNDRYKTKSDYATKPISKTALEGMWERFKIEELETVQLMLIPFGGKMNEISETETPFAYRAGYPIQIGYYVTWQDPDADLRHLKWTQELHDYMTPFVSKSPRGAYINYKDLDIGTNKEDGIPTSYEEAGVWGHPYFGNNFERLVEVKMKVDPFNFFRHEQSIPPAKMASCPDVPHETLPNAMQYL, from the exons atgaaataTTTTTGGAGCTCCTATTATAGCTTcatatctcttcttcttcttctttcattaGCAACATTGGGATGTTGGGGTGACAATGGGGAAGATTTTGTTCACTGTATTTCTCTTCATTCCTCAAACAATAATGACTCAAATACAACCCTCATCCACActccatcttcttcctcttattCTTATGTTCTAAATTTCTCCATTCGAAACCTTAGATTCTCCGAACCTGAAACTCCCAAGCCAGTGGCCATCATCACACCATCACACGCTTCCCATGTCCAAGCTGCAGTCATTTGCTGCAAAAGCCATGGCCTCCAAATCCGAACTCGAAGTGGTGGCCACGACTTTGAAGGTCGTTCTTACGTCGCAAACGTCCCATTCGTGTTGATTGATTTGATAAACCTCAATTCAATTACCATTGACACTGAGGACGAGAGTGCATGGGTCCAATCTGGGGCGACTATCGGTAAACTCTATTATAGAATCGCCGAGAAAAGTCAAACCCTTGGATTTCCTGCGGGGTTCGCGCCGACTATTGGAGTTGGGGGGTACTTGAGCGGCGGCGGGTTTGGGATGATGGTTAGAAAATATGGTCTTGCTGTAGATAATGTGGTGGATGCTTATGTTGTTGATGCAAATGGGAGAATTTTTGATAGACATTCAATGGGAGAGGATTTGTTTTGGGCCATTAGAGGAGGTGGGGGAGGAAGCTTTGGGATTGTGTTGGCATGGAAGTTGAAGTTGGTTCCAGTCCCTCCCATTGTTACATCCTTTGCTCTCCATAAAACTTGGGACCAAAACGCGGCTGACTTAATCCATCGCTGGCAATACGTCGCGCCGGAGGTAGATGAAGATCTTTTCATCACCGCTTGGGTCACAG CTTCAAATTCAAGCAAAGAAGGTGGAAGAATTATGGAGGCTTCATTCTTCTCTTTATTTCTTGGAAAAGCAGACAAGCTTCTTTCTCTTATGCAGAAGACTTTCCCAGAGCTGGGGCTTAAAAAAGAAGATTGTCTAGAAATGAGTTGGATTGAATCAATGGCTTTTATGGCAAGTGGGTTCGTTTCTGCAAATAATGTAAAGCTATTGCTCGATAGAACTCCACTAAGCAACGACAGATACAAAACCAAATCTGATTATGCAACTAAGCCCATCTCAAAAACTGCCCTCGAAGGTATGTGGGAAAggttcaaaattgaagaactagaaaCAGTGCAGCTCATGTTGATCCCTTTCGGAGGTAAAATGAATGAGATTTCTGAAACAGAAACCCCTTTTGCATATCGAGCTGGATATCCCATACAAATCGGCTACTACGTTACATGGCAAGATCCCGATGCTGATTTGAGACACTTGAAATGGACTCAAGAGCTCCACGATTACATGACTCCTTTTGTATCGAAATCACCGAGAGGTGcgtatattaattataaagacCTTGACATTGGAACAAACAAAGAGGACGGGATCCCGACCAGCTATGAGGAAGCAGGCGTTTGGGGGCATCCATATTTTGGGAATAATTTTGAAAGGTTGGTGGAAGTGAAAATGAAAGTGGATCCATTTAACTTCTTTCGACATGAGCAAAGCATACCGCCAGCAAAGATGGCTTCATGCCCCGATGTGCCTCATGAGACCCTTCCTAATGCAATGCAATATCTCTAG
- the LOC120082779 gene encoding berberine bridge enzyme-like 18 isoform X1, with translation MKYFWSSYYSFISLLLLLSLATLGCWGDNGEDFVHCISLHSSNNNDSNTTLIHTPSSSSYSYVLNFSIRNLRFSEPETPKPVAIITPSHASHVQAAVICCKSHGLQIRTRSGGHDFEGRSYVANVPFVLIDLINLNSITIDTEDESAWVQSGATIGKLYYRIAEKSQTLGFPAGFAPTIGVGGYLSGGGFGMMVRKYGLAVDNVVDAYVVDANGRIFDRHSMGEDLFWAIRGGGGGSFGIVLAWKLKLVPVPPIVTSFALHKTWDQNAADLIHRWQYVAPEVDEDLFITAWVTAASNSSKEGGRIMEASFFSLFLGKADKLLSLMQKTFPELGLKKEDCLEMSWIESMAFMASGFVSANNVKLLLDRTPLSNDRYKTKSDYATKPISKTALEGMWERFKIEELETVQLMLIPFGGKMNEISETETPFAYRAGYPIQIGYYVTWQDPDADLRHLKWTQELHDYMTPFVSKSPRGAYINYKDLDIGTNKEDGIPTSYEEAGVWGHPYFGNNFERLVEVKMKVDPFNFFRHEQSIPPAKMASCPDVPHETLPNAMQYL, from the exons atgaaataTTTTTGGAGCTCCTATTATAGCTTcatatctcttcttcttcttctttcattaGCAACATTGGGATGTTGGGGTGACAATGGGGAAGATTTTGTTCACTGTATTTCTCTTCATTCCTCAAACAATAATGACTCAAATACAACCCTCATCCACActccatcttcttcctcttattCTTATGTTCTAAATTTCTCCATTCGAAACCTTAGATTCTCCGAACCTGAAACTCCCAAGCCAGTGGCCATCATCACACCATCACACGCTTCCCATGTCCAAGCTGCAGTCATTTGCTGCAAAAGCCATGGCCTCCAAATCCGAACTCGAAGTGGTGGCCACGACTTTGAAGGTCGTTCTTACGTCGCAAACGTCCCATTCGTGTTGATTGATTTGATAAACCTCAATTCAATTACCATTGACACTGAGGACGAGAGTGCATGGGTCCAATCTGGGGCGACTATCGGTAAACTCTATTATAGAATCGCCGAGAAAAGTCAAACCCTTGGATTTCCTGCGGGGTTCGCGCCGACTATTGGAGTTGGGGGGTACTTGAGCGGCGGCGGGTTTGGGATGATGGTTAGAAAATATGGTCTTGCTGTAGATAATGTGGTGGATGCTTATGTTGTTGATGCAAATGGGAGAATTTTTGATAGACATTCAATGGGAGAGGATTTGTTTTGGGCCATTAGAGGAGGTGGGGGAGGAAGCTTTGGGATTGTGTTGGCATGGAAGTTGAAGTTGGTTCCAGTCCCTCCCATTGTTACATCCTTTGCTCTCCATAAAACTTGGGACCAAAACGCGGCTGACTTAATCCATCGCTGGCAATACGTCGCGCCGGAGGTAGATGAAGATCTTTTCATCACCGCTTGGGTCACAG CAGCTTCAAATTCAAGCAAAGAAGGTGGAAGAATTATGGAGGCTTCATTCTTCTCTTTATTTCTTGGAAAAGCAGACAAGCTTCTTTCTCTTATGCAGAAGACTTTCCCAGAGCTGGGGCTTAAAAAAGAAGATTGTCTAGAAATGAGTTGGATTGAATCAATGGCTTTTATGGCAAGTGGGTTCGTTTCTGCAAATAATGTAAAGCTATTGCTCGATAGAACTCCACTAAGCAACGACAGATACAAAACCAAATCTGATTATGCAACTAAGCCCATCTCAAAAACTGCCCTCGAAGGTATGTGGGAAAggttcaaaattgaagaactagaaaCAGTGCAGCTCATGTTGATCCCTTTCGGAGGTAAAATGAATGAGATTTCTGAAACAGAAACCCCTTTTGCATATCGAGCTGGATATCCCATACAAATCGGCTACTACGTTACATGGCAAGATCCCGATGCTGATTTGAGACACTTGAAATGGACTCAAGAGCTCCACGATTACATGACTCCTTTTGTATCGAAATCACCGAGAGGTGcgtatattaattataaagacCTTGACATTGGAACAAACAAAGAGGACGGGATCCCGACCAGCTATGAGGAAGCAGGCGTTTGGGGGCATCCATATTTTGGGAATAATTTTGAAAGGTTGGTGGAAGTGAAAATGAAAGTGGATCCATTTAACTTCTTTCGACATGAGCAAAGCATACCGCCAGCAAAGATGGCTTCATGCCCCGATGTGCCTCATGAGACCCTTCCTAATGCAATGCAATATCTCTAG